The proteins below come from a single Athene noctua chromosome 6, bAthNoc1.hap1.1, whole genome shotgun sequence genomic window:
- the KATNBL1 gene encoding KATNB1-like protein 1: MASEAHNVQNQKVLHIEGHPIDLSRKRISSSTKKIMKEGKKSPKQLASYTNRITVGKTVASPLSLFKVVYCKRKVHCYSPKPCYRKKQFPKSRGCDMANKENELACAGNLPAKLHDSRTHLLNSSDSGSSQTEGPSSKYSGFFSEVSQDHETMAQVLFSRNLRLNVALTFWRRRSISELVAYLVRIQDLGVVVDCLPVLTNSLQEEKPYLSVGCCVDLLPLVKSLLKSKYEEYVIVGLNWLQAVIKRWWSELSAHTEKAEDGNVHILKQQLSVLWEQENHLTLVPGYTGNIAKDVNAYLLQLH; the protein is encoded by the exons ATGGCATCTGAAGCCCACaatgttcaaaaccagaaagtaTTGCATATCGAAGGGCATCCCATTGATCTCTCCAGAAAAAGAATCTCTTCTTCCACTAAAAAGATCATGAAGGAG GGTAAGAAATCTCCAAAACAGCTGGCTTCATACACAAACAG AATAACAGTTGGAAAAACGGTGGCCAGTCCCCTCTCTCTTTTCAAAGTAGTATATTGTAAAAGAAAAGTTCATTGTTATTCTCCAAAGCCTTGTTACAGAAAGAAACAGTTCCCTAAATCTAGGGGCTGTGACATggcaaataaagaaaatgaactgGCTTGTGCAGGAAATCTGCCAGCAAAACTGCATGACAGTCGTACACACTTGCTGAATTCTAGTGACTCTGGCTCATCTCAAACAGAAGGCCCCTCATCCAAATatagtggatttttttcagag gttTCTCAGGACCATGAAACTATGGCTCAAGTTCTTTTCAGCAGGAATCTGAGGCTGAATGTAGCTTTAACCTTTTGGAGAAGGAGAAGTATAAGTGAACTGGTAGCCTACTTAGTGAG GATACAGGATCTTGGAGTAGTAGTAGACTGCCTTCCTGTGCTTACAAACAG tttacaggaagaaaaaccGTATCTTTCAGTTGGCTGCTGTGTAGATCTCTTGCCTTTAGTGAAATCACTGCTTAAAAGCAAATATGAAGA ATATGTGATAGTTGGTTTAAACTGGCTTCAGGCTGTCATTAAAAGATGGTGGTCAGAACTATCAGCACatacagaaaaagcagaggaTGG aaatgttcatattttaaaacaacaattAAGTGTATTATGGGAACAGGAGAATCATCTTACTCTGGTTCCAGGATATACTGGTAATATAGCAAAG gatgTAAATGCTTATTTATTACAGCTACACTGA